Proteins encoded together in one Streptomyces umbrinus window:
- a CDS encoding DUF4132 domain-containing protein, with protein sequence MGWVTAGDYEVGLDGGKVVCRNAAGRQLKSVPAKLADDPAVMGLRQLAEWLERHERQCLTDVEKWMVRSLPVPLAVIARVWPDPAWQSALRDLVVTGPDGEVAGFLRDADLDRGLGLVDLDGDSIRIAPELVHLPHPVLLDDLEELREFAVELGVEQRAQQLFREVWRRPAGLDAEATTVEDYAGGAFKQLRFLHGRTTQLGYRVRGGNAVCSVREDARGVEARVWIGDYDGYEETETGPLMWTDGSGRVLKLGQVGPVAWSEGMRMAAALFAGRDIEDEEQAA encoded by the coding sequence ATGGGGTGGGTCACGGCCGGCGACTACGAGGTCGGCCTCGACGGCGGAAAGGTCGTGTGCCGCAACGCCGCGGGACGGCAGTTGAAGTCCGTACCGGCCAAACTCGCGGACGATCCCGCGGTCATGGGACTGCGGCAGCTCGCCGAGTGGCTGGAACGGCACGAACGCCAGTGCCTCACCGATGTCGAGAAGTGGATGGTGCGCTCGCTTCCCGTGCCCCTCGCCGTCATCGCCCGGGTGTGGCCGGATCCCGCCTGGCAGAGCGCACTGCGCGATCTCGTCGTCACCGGTCCGGACGGCGAAGTGGCCGGATTCCTCCGGGACGCCGACCTCGACCGCGGGCTCGGCCTCGTCGACCTCGACGGGGACAGCATCCGCATCGCCCCCGAGCTGGTCCACCTCCCCCACCCCGTCCTTCTCGACGACCTTGAGGAACTCCGGGAGTTCGCCGTCGAACTCGGCGTCGAGCAGCGGGCCCAGCAGCTCTTCCGCGAGGTGTGGCGGCGCCCCGCGGGCCTCGACGCCGAGGCCACCACCGTGGAGGACTACGCGGGCGGGGCGTTCAAGCAACTGCGCTTCCTGCACGGTCGAACCACCCAGCTCGGCTACCGCGTGCGCGGAGGCAACGCCGTCTGCTCCGTGCGGGAGGACGCCCGCGGTGTGGAGGCCCGGGTCTGGATCGGCGACTACGACGGATACGAGGAGACCGAGACCGGCCCGCTCATGTGGACCGACGGCTCCGGCCGGGTGCTGAAGCTCGGTCAGGTGGGGCCCGTCGCCTGGTCGGAGGGCATGCGCATGGCTGCCGCCCTGTTCGCCGGGCGGGACATCGAGGACGAGGAGCAGGCGGCATGA
- a CDS encoding vWA domain-containing protein, whose translation MIPDPPRALDLDKLFAARLQAARARPYLATALFALHTVESRSVPTMGVDRHWRCYVSPAFVDRTPVEELAGVWVHEVSHLLRDHHGRSDRVAKERGLTGPGERLRMNIAADCEINDDVYGDGLAWPQDVVEPGSLGLPEGQLMEDYLRQFRLGPRTQGHAWLDCGSGADGLDRGWELGPNGAHGLSAQERDAVRFRVAQGIKGRPGNAPKAWQRWADEAFQPPQPWRELLGAAIRSASSGSGAGQDYSYGRPSRRSAGVPGVVLPSLRRRPPRVSVIIDTSGSVSDAELGSALREVAAISHAVGGRRDLVSVLPCDASAEVVHPLCRAEGIPLLGGGGTDLRTGFAKALRTRPRPDVIVVLTDGQTPWPSAQPSCRTVVGLFPRSYDSGSWDEDDPEYVPDTPPTWARVVEIGSAPAGR comes from the coding sequence GTGATCCCGGATCCGCCGAGGGCGCTGGACCTCGACAAGCTCTTCGCCGCCCGGCTGCAGGCGGCCCGGGCCCGGCCCTACCTGGCGACGGCGCTGTTCGCCCTGCACACCGTGGAGTCACGTTCGGTACCGACGATGGGCGTCGACCGGCACTGGCGGTGCTACGTCTCACCGGCGTTCGTGGACCGCACACCGGTGGAGGAGCTGGCCGGTGTGTGGGTGCACGAGGTGTCGCACCTGCTGCGCGACCACCACGGGCGCAGTGACAGGGTCGCGAAGGAACGCGGACTGACCGGCCCCGGGGAACGGCTGCGGATGAACATCGCCGCGGACTGTGAGATCAACGACGACGTGTACGGCGACGGGCTGGCCTGGCCCCAGGACGTCGTCGAGCCGGGCTCCCTGGGGCTGCCCGAGGGGCAGCTCATGGAGGACTACCTGCGGCAGTTCCGGCTCGGGCCGCGCACCCAGGGCCACGCCTGGCTGGACTGCGGCAGTGGGGCGGACGGTCTGGACAGAGGGTGGGAACTGGGACCGAACGGCGCGCACGGCCTCAGCGCGCAGGAACGCGACGCGGTTCGGTTCCGGGTGGCGCAGGGCATCAAGGGCCGTCCGGGGAACGCCCCCAAGGCGTGGCAGCGATGGGCCGACGAGGCTTTCCAACCACCGCAGCCGTGGCGGGAGTTGCTGGGCGCGGCGATCCGTTCGGCGAGCTCGGGATCCGGCGCGGGCCAGGACTACAGCTACGGCCGTCCCTCACGCCGGTCGGCCGGAGTGCCGGGCGTCGTGCTCCCCAGTCTCCGGCGCAGACCGCCCCGGGTCTCCGTGATCATCGACACCTCCGGCTCGGTCAGCGACGCCGAACTGGGCAGCGCTCTCCGCGAGGTTGCCGCCATCTCCCATGCCGTGGGCGGCCGCCGGGATCTGGTCTCCGTACTGCCGTGCGACGCGTCCGCCGAGGTCGTGCACCCGCTGTGCCGCGCCGAGGGGATTCCGCTGCTGGGCGGCGGGGGCACGGATCTGCGCACGGGCTTCGCCAAGGCGCTCCGTACCCGGCCGCGGCCGGATGTCATCGTGGTCCTGACCGACGGTCAGACGCCCTGGCCGAGCGCGCAGCCGTCCTGCCGGACGGTGGTCGGCCTGTTCCCCCGGTCGTACGACTCCGGGTCGTGGGACGAGGACGATCCCGAGTACGTACCCGACACCCCGCCCACGTGGGCTCGTGTGGTGGAGATCGGTTCGGCTCCCGCCGGCAGGTGA
- a CDS encoding cysteine desulfurase-like protein, protein MTYDITALRSQFPALSAGTAHFDGPGGTQTPQPVIRAIADALAQPLSNRGQGTPGERNAESIITKARQALADLLGADPRGIVFGRSATQLTYDFSRALAKTWSPGDEVVVTRLDHDANIRPWVQAAAQAGATVRWADFDPATGELTAADVRAVLSPRTRLVAVTAASNLIGTRPPIAEISGLVRDAGALTYVDGVHCTAHALVDLERLGADFFVCSPYKFLGPHHGVLAARPELLETLRPDKLLPSTDAVPERFELGTLPYEFLAGTAAAVDFLAALDTEATGTRRQRLTSAFMALEAHEQSLRAQLDKGLSSLTGVQVHSRAVDRTPTLLLTFEGRSSVEAYRFLAERGVHAPSGSFYAIEASRRLGLGDAGGLRIGLAPYNNTEDVERLLDGLSEFLAL, encoded by the coding sequence GTGACGTACGACATCACCGCCCTCCGCTCCCAGTTCCCCGCGCTGAGCGCCGGAACCGCGCACTTCGACGGACCCGGCGGTACCCAGACCCCACAGCCCGTCATCCGGGCCATCGCCGATGCACTGGCGCAGCCTCTGTCGAACCGGGGGCAAGGGACACCGGGGGAGCGGAACGCCGAGAGCATCATCACCAAGGCCCGGCAGGCCCTGGCCGATCTGTTGGGAGCGGACCCCAGAGGGATCGTCTTCGGCCGTAGTGCCACTCAGCTCACCTACGACTTCTCCCGTGCCCTCGCCAAGACGTGGTCGCCCGGGGACGAGGTGGTCGTCACCCGTCTCGATCACGACGCCAATATTCGCCCATGGGTCCAGGCCGCCGCCCAGGCCGGTGCCACTGTGCGCTGGGCCGACTTCGACCCCGCCACCGGAGAACTGACCGCCGCCGACGTCCGCGCCGTTCTGTCGCCGCGTACCAGGCTGGTCGCCGTCACCGCCGCCTCCAACCTGATCGGAACGCGTCCCCCGATCGCCGAGATCTCCGGCCTGGTTCGCGATGCAGGAGCTCTGACGTATGTCGACGGTGTTCACTGCACCGCCCACGCGCTGGTCGACCTGGAGCGGCTCGGCGCGGACTTCTTCGTCTGTTCTCCGTACAAGTTCCTCGGCCCCCACCACGGAGTCCTCGCCGCCCGGCCGGAGTTGCTGGAGACGTTGCGGCCGGACAAGCTTCTTCCCTCCACCGACGCGGTGCCGGAGCGCTTCGAACTGGGCACACTGCCCTACGAGTTCCTCGCGGGTACCGCAGCGGCGGTGGATTTCCTCGCCGCGCTCGACACGGAGGCAACAGGAACGCGACGGCAGCGCCTTACCTCGGCGTTCATGGCGCTCGAAGCGCATGAACAGTCCCTGCGCGCACAACTCGACAAGGGCTTGTCCTCGCTCACAGGGGTTCAAGTCCACTCCAGGGCGGTCGATCGCACTCCCACCCTGTTGCTCACGTTCGAGGGCCGATCGTCGGTGGAGGCATACCGGTTCCTCGCGGAGCGTGGCGTCCACGCGCCGTCGGGGTCCTTCTACGCGATCGAGGCCTCCCGCCGACTCGGCCTCGGCGACGCCGGTGGCCTCCGGATCGGCCTGGCCCCCTACAACAACACGGAGGACGTCGAACGGCTCCTGGACGGTCTGTCCGAGTTCCTGGCGCTCTGA
- a CDS encoding peptidoglycan-binding domain-containing protein produces the protein MRTRRLALLCSTAVLALGGSLAVAPSASAAVAEPNCNYISDTARPTVRPNDEGNAVRQVQCLINYYSKYSDWLDVDGDYGQATARGVYYVQTCNATDGGADGIVGPSTWNRLYNPKPACAL, from the coding sequence ATGCGTACCCGCCGCCTAGCCCTCCTGTGCAGTACCGCCGTACTGGCTCTCGGAGGGAGCCTCGCGGTCGCGCCCTCCGCGAGTGCCGCGGTCGCCGAGCCGAACTGCAACTACATCTCCGACACCGCCCGGCCCACGGTCCGTCCCAACGACGAGGGCAACGCGGTTCGCCAGGTGCAGTGCCTCATCAACTACTACAGCAAGTACTCCGACTGGCTCGACGTGGACGGGGACTACGGCCAGGCCACCGCGCGGGGCGTGTACTACGTGCAGACCTGTAACGCCACCGACGGCGGTGCCGACGGCATCGTGGGTCCCAGCACGTGGAACCGCCTCTACAACCCGAAGCCCGCCTGCGCGCTGTAG
- a CDS encoding vWA domain-containing protein, with product MPLSPDEAVAALTDPAAPYLIGVRHHAPSLAAAVPALLDAAEPDVLLVELPGEMQEWLPWLGHEETRAPVALAAAPRDGGGGRGPAFYPFADFSPELAAVRWAARHDVPVVACDLPLADRAWSAERHTSACPDDGTDRASAPEQPGTPTDPASASPSDSSTAPASAQSPGGTGSDEVAARETPSVPDPVGVHETFHRAGLAAALRVRLTGRTGDDLWDRLVETAAPGSPPEALRRAALLTGWALREDAEASGGVPELDLRREEWMRARLAAATANGERAAVLVGAFHAPALTSPGTPTEPRSPAPIGSDSEAPAWTTSFIPYTYALLDERSGYPAGIRDPEWQHLVLGAAGDPVALEDALTRAAVQICAQLRSLGHPSGPADAREICRLAGDLARLRGLPAAGRGELVEAVQTVLTQGEPYGRGRAVAQAMERVLVGTRGGRPAPGAPRSGLAPAVEAELAALGLPGPDSHGTDATRDLRLDPLRSDMDARRELLLQRLTVCGVPYGEAKEVVGAGGSEALTSRWEVRWTPATAAMLTAAGVRGVTPAQAAEGLLRERRRAERDEGGPTAAQTLHGLRQAAECGLPALTDERLSDVREVLPQSATLPELLAGLTLLDRLRAGHVAGLDTDEERTDTVATVAELLTAAAVRQVDGLTGSEDRGDAHALLELAHRADLLGGIRLADALARLAADGSPLMRGAAGAVRVLLGHEDPHVLGDRVASWVDSASTPEARTALTDRLIGVLTAAGPLLEAAAPALEPLLNRIIEMPDRQFLDRLPALRGGFDTLSPAARDRLLDTVEERLATTHLTDTGGVDPAALATWTRADLAARAALRALGLLPPPNPPNPPNPPKGDDRVPATQSPEAREASKTLGSPGTEATEATEATERVAEHSLEDHVLASADRWRLVLGRRTDQLPRSASAFATALDELYGSGRGEGSRGDLTGPRRRGGGGREASYPGVREWSEELAALFGPGIREEVLAAAAASGRKDVIAELNPDVVRPSVDLLRTVLQHAGGLPEAQLAALRPLVRRLVKALTRELATRLRPALHGAVLPRPSRRPGGGLDLPRTLRANLATARRGPDGTVQVIPEHPVFRSRAKRAADWRLILVTDVSGSMEASTVWAALTASVLAGVPTLSTHFLAFSTEVIDLTGHVDDPLSLLLEVSVGGGTHIAAGLRHARELVTVPSRTLVVVISDFEEGYPLGGLLAEVRGLVGAGCHVLGCASLDDAGRPRYSTGVAGQLVAAGMPVAALSPLELARWVGEKVS from the coding sequence GTGCCCCTCTCCCCCGACGAAGCCGTCGCGGCCCTCACCGACCCGGCGGCGCCCTACCTCATCGGCGTACGGCACCACGCGCCCTCCCTGGCCGCGGCCGTGCCCGCGCTGCTGGACGCGGCCGAGCCGGACGTGCTGCTCGTCGAACTCCCCGGCGAAATGCAGGAATGGCTGCCCTGGCTCGGTCATGAGGAGACGCGGGCCCCGGTCGCCCTCGCCGCCGCTCCCCGCGACGGGGGCGGCGGCCGGGGCCCGGCCTTCTATCCGTTCGCCGACTTCTCGCCCGAACTCGCCGCCGTGCGCTGGGCCGCGCGACACGACGTGCCGGTCGTCGCGTGCGACCTGCCGCTCGCCGACCGGGCGTGGAGCGCCGAACGGCACACCTCCGCATGCCCGGACGACGGTACGGACCGGGCCTCGGCCCCGGAGCAGCCCGGCACTCCCACCGATCCGGCGTCCGCGTCGCCCTCCGACAGTTCCACCGCTCCGGCATCGGCACAGTCGCCCGGCGGTACCGGCTCCGACGAGGTCGCTGCCCGCGAGACACCCAGCGTTCCCGATCCCGTCGGCGTCCACGAGACGTTCCACCGGGCCGGCCTCGCCGCCGCGCTACGGGTCCGGCTCACGGGCCGTACCGGTGACGACCTCTGGGACCGCCTCGTCGAGACGGCCGCCCCGGGCTCGCCTCCCGAAGCACTGCGGCGGGCCGCCCTCCTGACGGGCTGGGCGCTGCGCGAGGACGCAGAGGCCTCGGGAGGCGTGCCCGAGCTGGACCTGCGGCGCGAGGAGTGGATGCGCGCCCGGCTGGCCGCCGCCACCGCGAACGGCGAACGAGCAGCCGTGCTCGTCGGCGCCTTCCACGCCCCGGCGTTGACGTCACCGGGCACACCGACGGAGCCCCGATCGCCCGCCCCCATCGGCTCGGACTCCGAGGCCCCGGCATGGACGACGTCGTTCATCCCCTACACCTATGCACTCCTGGACGAGCGGTCCGGGTACCCGGCGGGCATCCGGGACCCGGAATGGCAGCACCTGGTTCTGGGCGCGGCGGGCGACCCGGTCGCGTTGGAAGACGCCCTGACACGCGCCGCCGTGCAGATCTGTGCCCAACTGCGCTCCCTCGGCCACCCGTCGGGACCCGCCGATGCCCGGGAGATCTGCCGCCTCGCGGGAGACCTCGCCCGACTGCGTGGACTCCCCGCGGCCGGCCGGGGCGAGCTGGTCGAAGCGGTGCAGACCGTACTCACACAGGGGGAGCCGTACGGGCGCGGCCGAGCCGTCGCACAGGCGATGGAGCGAGTACTCGTGGGAACGCGCGGCGGCCGCCCGGCACCCGGAGCACCCCGCAGTGGACTCGCTCCGGCCGTGGAGGCGGAGCTGGCGGCGTTGGGGCTGCCCGGGCCCGACAGCCACGGCACCGACGCCACGCGGGATCTGCGCCTGGACCCACTGCGCTCCGACATGGACGCCCGCCGAGAACTCCTGTTGCAGCGCCTGACCGTGTGCGGTGTGCCGTACGGAGAGGCAAAGGAAGTCGTCGGCGCAGGCGGCTCCGAGGCGCTGACCTCTCGCTGGGAGGTGCGCTGGACGCCCGCCACGGCGGCCATGCTGACCGCGGCCGGTGTCCGGGGAGTCACCCCCGCGCAGGCCGCCGAGGGGTTGCTGCGCGAACGCCGGCGCGCGGAGCGGGACGAGGGCGGGCCAACAGCGGCGCAGACCCTGCACGGCCTTCGGCAGGCGGCGGAGTGCGGCCTGCCCGCCCTCACGGACGAACGCCTCTCCGACGTCCGCGAGGTGCTGCCGCAGTCCGCCACGCTGCCGGAACTCCTCGCCGGCCTGACCCTGTTGGACCGTCTGCGGGCGGGTCACGTCGCAGGCCTCGACACCGACGAGGAACGTACCGACACGGTGGCCACCGTGGCCGAGCTGCTGACCGCCGCGGCGGTGCGGCAGGTGGACGGTCTCACCGGTTCCGAGGACCGGGGCGACGCACACGCGCTGCTCGAACTCGCCCATCGCGCGGACCTCTTGGGCGGCATACGGCTCGCCGACGCGCTCGCCCGGCTGGCCGCCGACGGCTCCCCGCTGATGCGCGGCGCCGCCGGAGCCGTACGCGTTCTCCTCGGTCACGAGGACCCGCATGTTCTGGGCGATCGCGTCGCTTCCTGGGTCGACTCGGCCAGCACTCCCGAGGCCCGGACCGCCCTCACCGACCGGCTCATCGGGGTGCTTACCGCCGCGGGCCCACTCCTGGAGGCGGCGGCCCCCGCCCTGGAGCCGCTGCTCAACCGCATCATCGAGATGCCCGACCGGCAGTTCCTCGACCGGCTCCCGGCGCTCCGGGGAGGCTTCGACACCCTCAGTCCGGCGGCACGCGACCGGCTCCTCGACACCGTCGAAGAGCGCCTCGCCACCACGCATCTGACCGACACCGGCGGCGTCGACCCCGCGGCACTCGCCACCTGGACCCGCGCGGACCTCGCGGCCCGCGCCGCCCTCCGCGCGCTCGGGCTCCTACCTCCGCCCAATCCGCCCAATCCGCCCAATCCGCCCAAGGGGGACGACCGCGTTCCGGCGACCCAGAGTCCCGAAGCGCGCGAAGCCTCCAAAACCCTCGGGAGCCCCGGAACCGAGGCAACCGAAGCAACCGAAGCAACCGAGCGAGTCGCTGAGCACTCCCTCGAGGATCACGTCCTCGCGTCCGCCGACCGCTGGCGGCTCGTACTCGGCCGTCGTACGGATCAACTGCCGCGCTCGGCCTCGGCGTTCGCGACCGCGCTGGACGAGTTGTACGGCAGTGGACGCGGCGAGGGCAGCAGGGGCGACCTGACCGGACCTCGCCGACGCGGCGGGGGCGGCCGGGAGGCTTCGTACCCAGGAGTGCGTGAGTGGTCCGAGGAACTGGCCGCCCTGTTCGGACCGGGCATCCGTGAAGAGGTGCTGGCGGCGGCCGCGGCGTCGGGCCGCAAGGACGTGATAGCCGAGCTCAACCCGGACGTGGTGCGGCCCTCCGTCGACCTGCTGCGCACCGTCCTCCAGCACGCGGGAGGGCTGCCAGAGGCACAACTGGCCGCGCTGCGCCCGCTGGTCCGCCGCCTGGTCAAGGCGCTGACCCGGGAACTGGCCACACGCCTGCGCCCCGCGTTGCACGGCGCGGTCCTGCCGCGCCCCAGCCGACGGCCGGGTGGCGGCCTGGATCTGCCCCGCACACTGCGCGCCAACCTCGCGACCGCGCGCCGCGGTCCGGACGGCACCGTCCAGGTCATCCCGGAGCACCCCGTCTTCCGTTCGCGCGCCAAACGCGCCGCGGACTGGCGGCTGATCCTGGTCACCGACGTGTCGGGGTCCATGGAGGCCTCGACGGTCTGGGCGGCCCTCACGGCTTCCGTCCTGGCCGGAGTGCCGACCCTCTCAACGCATTTCCTGGCCTTCTCCACGGAGGTCATCGACCTCACCGGCCATGTCGACGACCCGTTGTCGCTGCTCCTCGAGGTCAGCGTGGGCGGCGGCACCCACATCGCCGCCGGGCTGCGCCACGCCCGCGAGCTCGTCACCGTGCCGTCCCGCACCCTCGTCGTGGTCATCAGCGACTTCGAGGAGGGCTACCCCCTCGGTGGTCTGCTCGCCGAAGTCCGCGGTCTCGTCGGGGCCGGCTGCCACGTACTCGGCTGCGCGAGCCTGGACGACGCCGGTCGCCCCCGGTACTCGACCGGCGTCGCGGGACAACTCGTCGCCGCGGGCATGCCCGTCGCCGCCCTCAGCCCACTCGAACTCGCCCGCTGGGTAGGGGAGAAAGTCTCTTGA
- a CDS encoding N-acetylmuramoyl-L-alanine amidase: protein MTVPDSNPAGSRSPARTASPVSRRVFLGGLGVAAALSVVPRPPAAAAASAAYTLRSRAAWGADETLRFAADGTEIWPPEYYPVQTLTVHHTDDGSTDPDPAAVVRAIYRNDTVGKGYGDIGYNFLIDKNGLVYEGRWSGTDGTPAHDASGRLVTGAHVQGYNSGNLGIALLGTLTTTPPTTAARTALIQLLAELAERHSIAPLGKVSYLNPVSGAARVAPAIGGHLHWAATDCPGTVFADMPAIRTEVAALIQG from the coding sequence ATGACGGTCCCGGACTCGAACCCCGCAGGCTCCCGGAGCCCGGCCCGCACGGCGTCCCCGGTATCGCGACGCGTGTTCCTGGGCGGCCTCGGAGTCGCCGCCGCGTTGAGCGTCGTGCCCCGCCCGCCCGCGGCCGCTGCCGCCTCCGCCGCGTACACGTTGCGCTCGCGCGCGGCCTGGGGCGCGGACGAGACCCTGCGGTTCGCAGCCGACGGTACGGAGATCTGGCCGCCCGAGTACTACCCGGTCCAGACCCTCACCGTGCACCACACCGACGACGGGAGCACCGATCCCGACCCGGCCGCGGTGGTCCGCGCGATCTACCGCAACGACACCGTCGGCAAGGGCTACGGCGACATCGGCTACAACTTCCTGATCGACAAGAACGGCCTTGTGTACGAAGGGCGTTGGTCCGGCACCGACGGCACGCCCGCGCACGACGCGTCGGGGCGGCTCGTCACCGGCGCGCACGTCCAGGGATACAACAGTGGAAACCTCGGAATCGCCCTTCTGGGGACGCTGACGACCACGCCCCCGACGACCGCCGCACGCACCGCGCTCATCCAGCTCCTGGCCGAACTGGCCGAGCGCCATTCGATCGCCCCCCTGGGGAAGGTGTCCTACCTCAATCCGGTGAGCGGAGCCGCCCGCGTCGCTCCTGCCATCGGCGGTCACCTCCACTGGGCTGCCACAGACTGCCCGGGTACGGTCTTCGCAGACATGCCCGCCATACGCACAGAGGTGGCCGCCCTGATCCAGGGCTGA
- a CDS encoding ArsR/SmtB family transcription factor — MLRIHFTPEDLVRTRLACRPDPLWEIAASLHRLQSQLGRWAHAAWYRDARAAISAQQLGSVVRTLLLPLFPRATYFPDFLTPAEAGHGLKSGLDAILDTPPARVRHEIGLLAQVRNVPTDMYRLADKDVRAELVASLRKYHNAAIAPYSDRMQARVDAECARRGRDLLHGGAEGLLGGLGPAMRWRAPVLEVEYVGGVDRDLHLGGRGLVLIPSYFCWQKPVSFADPDLPPVLLYPLASDGPVPEHRPAEAPLSALLGRTRAAVLLAVTYGATNSEIARAVSVSPANASHHTTVLRDSGLIVSHRHANTVLHTLTPLGAALLRLPDQDRQITVQDG; from the coding sequence GTGCTGCGTATCCACTTCACGCCGGAGGATCTCGTCCGAACGCGGCTCGCCTGCCGCCCCGATCCCTTATGGGAGATCGCCGCCAGTCTGCACCGGCTACAGTCCCAGCTCGGGCGCTGGGCCCACGCTGCCTGGTACCGCGACGCCCGCGCTGCCATCTCCGCACAGCAACTGGGCTCCGTCGTACGCACGTTGCTGCTTCCGCTGTTCCCCCGCGCGACGTACTTCCCCGACTTCCTCACCCCGGCCGAGGCGGGCCATGGCCTGAAGAGCGGGCTGGACGCGATCCTCGACACACCGCCCGCCCGGGTCCGGCACGAGATCGGTCTGCTGGCACAGGTGAGGAACGTACCGACGGACATGTACCGCCTGGCCGACAAGGACGTCCGCGCGGAACTGGTCGCGTCGCTGCGCAAGTACCACAACGCGGCCATCGCCCCCTACAGCGACCGTATGCAGGCCCGTGTCGATGCCGAGTGCGCCCGCCGGGGCCGCGATCTGCTGCACGGCGGAGCGGAGGGGCTGCTCGGCGGACTGGGGCCGGCCATGCGCTGGAGAGCCCCCGTCCTGGAGGTGGAGTACGTGGGCGGTGTCGATCGTGATCTGCACCTGGGCGGCCGCGGCCTGGTCCTGATCCCCTCGTACTTCTGCTGGCAGAAGCCGGTCTCCTTCGCCGACCCCGATCTGCCGCCCGTCCTGCTGTACCCGCTGGCATCAGACGGACCCGTTCCCGAACACCGCCCGGCCGAGGCGCCGTTGTCGGCACTGCTCGGACGCACCCGCGCCGCGGTACTGCTCGCGGTGACGTACGGTGCCACGAACTCGGAGATCGCCCGCGCGGTCTCGGTGTCCCCCGCCAACGCCAGCCACCACACCACCGTGCTGCGCGACTCGGGACTCATTGTCAGCCACCGCCACGCGAACACCGTCCTGCACACCCTCACACCGCTGGGAGCGGCACTGCTCCGCCTCCCCGACCAGGACCGGCAGATCACGGTGCAGGACGGCTGA
- a CDS encoding ATP-binding protein: protein MTTTLAADTARQITPPEDRHATELAFLAAYDDGPRPPAWRLTPRAVVTFVMGSDGRALRLPDDAPTPEGVPRRLVVEGKFVGDRALVERCVVTLAGERGLLLVGEPGTAKSMLSELLSAAVCGTSGLVVQGTAGTTEDQLKYGWNYALLLAQGPSRQALVPSPVLTAMTRGAVARVEEVTRCLPEVQDALVSLLSERRIAVPELAGTEDSLAHAAPGFSLIATANLRDKGVSEMSAALKRRFNFETVGPIADLDAETALVRSQARTSVERAGAPFRVDDAVLEALITAFRDLREGRSAEGWEVERPSTVMSTAEAVSVAGALGLAAAYFPGDRDVLGLLPGHLLGVVRKDDPADAARLRGYWDGPVRRRAEQGSATWRTLWDLRTVLED, encoded by the coding sequence ATGACCACCACCCTGGCCGCCGACACGGCCCGCCAGATCACTCCGCCCGAGGACCGGCACGCCACCGAGCTGGCCTTCCTCGCCGCCTACGACGACGGGCCGCGCCCACCCGCGTGGCGGCTCACGCCCCGTGCCGTCGTCACGTTCGTCATGGGCAGCGACGGCCGGGCCCTGCGGCTGCCCGACGACGCCCCTACGCCCGAGGGTGTGCCGCGGCGCCTCGTCGTCGAGGGCAAGTTCGTCGGCGACCGAGCCCTGGTCGAGCGGTGCGTCGTCACCCTCGCCGGCGAGCGCGGGCTGCTGCTCGTCGGCGAGCCCGGCACCGCCAAGTCCATGCTGTCCGAGCTGCTGTCCGCCGCCGTCTGCGGCACCAGCGGCCTGGTCGTCCAGGGCACCGCGGGCACGACGGAGGACCAGCTGAAGTACGGCTGGAACTACGCCCTGTTGCTGGCCCAGGGACCCAGCCGCCAGGCCCTCGTGCCCTCGCCCGTCCTGACCGCCATGACCCGGGGAGCCGTCGCCCGGGTGGAGGAGGTCACCCGCTGCCTGCCCGAAGTGCAGGACGCACTGGTGTCGTTGCTCTCCGAGCGGCGCATCGCCGTACCCGAACTGGCGGGCACCGAGGACTCCCTGGCCCACGCGGCACCCGGCTTCAGCCTCATCGCGACGGCCAACCTGCGCGACAAGGGGGTCTCCGAGATGTCGGCCGCGCTGAAGCGCCGCTTCAACTTCGAGACCGTCGGTCCCATCGCGGACCTCGACGCCGAGACCGCGCTCGTGCGCAGCCAGGCACGCACCTCGGTCGAGCGGGCCGGAGCACCCTTCCGCGTCGACGACGCCGTACTGGAAGCCCTCATCACGGCCTTCCGGGACCTGCGGGAGGGCCGGTCCGCGGAGGGCTGGGAGGTCGAGCGGCCCTCCACGGTGATGAGCACCGCGGAAGCCGTGTCCGTGGCGGGCGCGCTGGGGCTCGCCGCCGCCTACTTCCCGGGCGACCGTGATGTCCTCGGCCTGCTGCCCGGTCACCTCCTCGGTGTGGTCCGCAAGGACGACCCCGCCGACGCGGCCCGGCTGCGCGGCTACTGGGACGGCCCCGTCAGGCGCCGCGCCGAACAGGGCTCCGCCACCTGGCGCACCCTGTGGGACCTGCGCACCGTCCTGGAGGACTGA